The proteins below are encoded in one region of Candidatus Glassbacteria bacterium:
- a CDS encoding 1-deoxy-D-xylulose-5-phosphate reductoisomerase has product MAKTISILGATGSIGRSCLSVVAEQGNRYEVLGLAARRSAEKLLDAARECGAGLICLGDPDYAVRLDKASLNGITCKTGTAALEELATHPEVDIVVNAMVGSAGLGPSVAALRAGKRLALANKESLVMAGEHLMKLAQETPGAEIIPIDSEHSALFQLIEGHKEGGGLERVVITASGGPFRGLGRERLESVRYLDSLKHPTWAMGPKITVDSATLANKGLEVIEAHYLFALGYDQIDVIVHPQSIVHGMAVFGDGAVMAHLGVPDMRIPIQYALSYPERLSNEIDIPDFADLASLEFERVDNENFPCLELAYQAGRTGGVAPAVFNAANEVAVDLFSRDRIGFMGIPRVIERTLADTPSSPDPSLEDICEADRWARRRAGECE; this is encoded by the coding sequence ATGGCCAAAACAATCTCAATTCTCGGCGCAACCGGTTCGATAGGGCGGAGCTGCCTGTCGGTTGTAGCCGAGCAGGGCAACCGTTACGAGGTCCTGGGCCTGGCTGCCAGGCGCAGTGCGGAGAAATTGCTCGACGCCGCCCGCGAATGCGGAGCCGGGTTGATCTGCCTGGGCGATCCGGATTACGCGGTCCGGCTGGACAAAGCATCCCTCAACGGGATTACCTGTAAAACCGGTACTGCGGCGCTGGAGGAGCTGGCGACCCATCCCGAGGTCGATATCGTGGTCAACGCGATGGTCGGCTCGGCCGGCCTGGGCCCCTCGGTAGCGGCCCTGCGCGCCGGTAAACGGCTCGCTCTGGCCAACAAGGAATCGCTGGTGATGGCTGGCGAACATTTGATGAAACTGGCCCAAGAAACTCCGGGAGCGGAAATTATCCCGATCGACAGCGAGCACAGCGCGCTCTTCCAGTTGATCGAGGGCCACAAGGAGGGCGGTGGACTGGAGCGGGTTGTAATTACAGCCAGCGGCGGCCCGTTCCGCGGCCTGGGTCGCGAGCGGCTGGAGAGCGTGCGCTACCTCGACAGCCTCAAGCATCCCACCTGGGCAATGGGTCCCAAGATCACGGTGGATTCGGCCACGCTGGCCAACAAGGGGCTGGAAGTTATCGAAGCGCACTATCTGTTTGCGCTGGGGTATGACCAGATTGACGTGATCGTCCACCCGCAGTCGATCGTGCATGGCATGGCCGTGTTCGGCGACGGGGCGGTGATGGCGCACCTGGGCGTGCCTGACATGCGGATTCCGATCCAGTACGCGCTGTCGTACCCGGAGCGCCTGAGCAACGAAATCGATATTCCGGATTTCGCCGATCTGGCCAGCCTGGAGTTCGAAAGGGTCGACAACGAAAATTTCCCCTGCCTGGAACTGGCCTATCAGGCCGGCCGGACAGGCGGAGTGGCGCCGGCGGTGTTCAACGCGGCAAATGAAGTCGCTGTCGACCTGTTCAGCCGCGACAGGATCGGCTTTATGGGTATTCCGCGGGTGATCGAGCGGACACTTGCCGATACGCCCTCCAGCCCGGACCCATCGCTGGAGGATATTTGCGAGGCGGACCGCTGGGCGCGGCGTCGTGCGGGTGAGTGCGAATGA
- a CDS encoding UMP kinase: MAGLKYSRVLLKLSGESLSSDSQQLAPGSLDTLITDIEQLQSNGVELGLVIGGGNIIRGTMASEQGIERVSADYMGMLATVINALAVQNLLESRGVATRVMTAIRMEQLAEPYIRRRAIRHLEKKRVVIFAGGTGNPYFSTDTAAVLRAIETESQVILKGTKVDGIYTADPVKDKTAEFIPRLTYLEVLQKEIRVMDTTAISLCMDNHLPIQVFNMGRKGALPKIVAGEHIGTIVEDEK, from the coding sequence ATGGCCGGACTAAAGTACAGCAGAGTGCTGCTGAAGTTGAGCGGGGAATCCCTTTCCTCCGACAGCCAGCAGTTGGCCCCCGGCAGTCTCGATACCCTGATTACAGATATTGAACAGTTGCAGTCCAACGGAGTCGAACTGGGCCTGGTTATCGGCGGCGGCAATATCATCCGCGGCACGATGGCCTCCGAGCAGGGGATCGAGCGGGTATCCGCCGACTACATGGGGATGCTGGCCACAGTGATCAACGCTCTGGCCGTGCAGAATCTGCTGGAATCCCGCGGAGTCGCCACCAGGGTGATGACCGCGATCCGGATGGAGCAGCTCGCCGAACCCTACATCCGCCGCCGGGCGATCAGGCATCTGGAAAAGAAACGGGTCGTGATTTTCGCCGGCGGTACGGGCAACCCGTATTTCTCGACCGATACCGCGGCCGTGCTGCGGGCGATCGAAACCGAGAGCCAGGTGATCCTGAAAGGGACCAAGGTTGACGGTATCTACACCGCCGATCCGGTTAAGGACAAAACCGCCGAATTCATTCCCCGCCTGACCTATCTCGAGGTTCTCCAGAAAGAAATCAGGGTGATGGACACCACGGCTATCTCGCTGTGCATGGACAATCACCTCCCGATCCAGGTCTTTAACATGGGCAGGAAAGGGGCGCTGCCGAAGATAGTGGCGGGCGAACACATCGGAACAATCGTGGAGGATGAAAAATGA
- the rseP gene encoding RIP metalloprotease RseP → MVYTIVVAVFVLGVLIFVHELGHFLAAKMVDVQVLRFSIGLGKPFWARKWGETEYALCWIPFGGYVKMAGDDPAEGIEGEVDEDAVTTDSQRYFENKSVLQRFAVIFAGPLANFLLAVVLYQGIFFFQGADTIGGTVIEIARSDESIPGLSRIENRSEVLAVNGKQVENWEDILENVMTGAGDSTVLQLSHKESRQTYRVALSTPTDSTRRLVVSALVPFTPSEIGGLVPGKPAREAGLEPGDLIVSIEGQPIESWLDLTRIIHVSAGRELEIEVLREGKRLSYNITPGTGTIPVAGGELREVGLIGIERPMQRVEMSLGESLVEGAAHTVRVTVMITRSLANLLTGLVSRKISLSTAKDTLGGPVLIGQMAGEWARSGRLWAFMAILSINLAILNLLPIPVLDGGHLLFLMIEVVRFGKPLSVKQRMRMIQVGMLLVFALMILATANDIARLFGL, encoded by the coding sequence ATGGTATATACGATCGTAGTGGCGGTATTTGTATTGGGCGTGCTGATTTTCGTCCACGAACTCGGCCATTTCCTGGCGGCGAAGATGGTTGACGTCCAGGTGCTCAGGTTCTCCATCGGGCTGGGCAAACCGTTCTGGGCCAGAAAATGGGGCGAAACCGAGTACGCCCTGTGCTGGATTCCGTTCGGGGGTTATGTGAAAATGGCCGGCGACGACCCGGCCGAGGGTATCGAGGGGGAGGTTGACGAGGATGCGGTGACCACCGACTCGCAACGGTATTTCGAAAATAAGAGCGTGCTCCAGCGTTTCGCGGTGATTTTCGCCGGTCCGCTGGCCAATTTCCTGCTGGCGGTGGTTCTCTACCAGGGGATTTTCTTTTTTCAGGGCGCGGACACAATCGGCGGAACAGTTATCGAAATCGCCCGGAGCGATGAGTCCATACCGGGACTCAGCCGGATCGAGAACCGTTCCGAGGTGTTGGCCGTCAACGGGAAACAGGTGGAGAACTGGGAGGATATTCTCGAAAACGTGATGACAGGGGCCGGCGACAGCACGGTCCTGCAGCTCAGCCACAAGGAAAGCCGCCAAACATACCGCGTGGCGCTCTCCACACCCACGGATTCGACCAGGCGGCTGGTTGTCAGCGCGCTCGTTCCTTTCACACCGTCGGAAATCGGCGGACTGGTGCCGGGCAAGCCGGCCCGCGAGGCCGGGCTGGAGCCGGGCGACCTGATCGTTTCGATAGAGGGCCAGCCGATTGAAAGCTGGCTGGACTTGACCCGGATAATCCATGTCAGCGCGGGACGGGAACTGGAAATCGAGGTGCTGCGCGAGGGCAAGCGTTTGAGTTACAACATAACTCCCGGGACTGGTACGATCCCTGTAGCCGGCGGGGAACTGCGCGAGGTTGGCCTGATCGGGATCGAGCGGCCGATGCAGCGGGTTGAAATGTCACTGGGTGAGTCGCTGGTGGAAGGGGCCGCGCATACCGTGCGGGTCACTGTGATGATCACCCGCAGTTTAGCCAACCTGCTCACCGGCCTGGTATCGCGGAAGATTTCGCTCAGCACGGCGAAAGATACCCTGGGAGGTCCGGTGCTGATCGGCCAGATGGCCGGCGAGTGGGCCCGCAGCGGACGGCTGTGGGCGTTCATGGCTATCCTCAGTATCAACCTGGCGATTCTGAACCTGCTGCCGATCCCGGTGCTTGACGGGGGACACCTGCTGTTTCTGATGATCGAGGTCGTCCGTTTCGGCAAGCCGCTGTCGGTGAAGCAGAGGATGAGGATGATCCAGGTGGGCATGCTGCTCGTGTTCGCATTGATGATCCTGGCGACGGCCAACGATATCGCCCGGCTGTTCGGGTTGTAG
- a CDS encoding septum formation initiator family protein: MRPLSGASLRFTTWAKSSKQPDRPAADRKITRPAFTFFPGTIVWRNRPKLLVLSLSCCLLLAVLIGGDYNIASIWGLYRQKQELAREVDSLRVENQLLTDQIKRLENDPRAIEKVAREEFGMARKGESVYRVLPESADSSADTLKTGKP, translated from the coding sequence ATGCGGCCACTTTCTGGGGCAAGTCTGCGTTTTACAACATGGGCTAAGAGTTCAAAGCAGCCGGACCGACCGGCGGCGGACAGAAAAATTACCCGGCCGGCCTTTACTTTTTTCCCAGGGACTATCGTGTGGAGAAACCGTCCCAAGCTGTTGGTCCTGTCACTGTCCTGCTGCCTGTTGCTGGCGGTGCTGATCGGCGGCGATTATAATATCGCTTCGATCTGGGGCCTCTACAGGCAGAAACAGGAACTGGCGCGTGAGGTCGACAGCCTGCGCGTGGAAAACCAGCTTCTCACCGACCAGATCAAACGCCTGGAGAATGATCCCCGGGCAATAGAGAAAGTGGCCCGCGAGGAGTTCGGCATGGCGCGCAAGGGGGAGTCGGTCTACAGGGTTCTGCCGGAAAGCGCTGACAGCTCGGCGGATACGTTAAAAACGGGCAAACCGTGA
- a CDS encoding isoprenyl transferase — protein sequence MSELSLKERVIAGGNIPHHVAIIMDGNGRWAQERGKPRVFGHQHGMHAVRDVVEGCREIGCAALTLYAFSEENWKRPAAEIKVLMRLLRHYIERERENLKENDIRLQCLGRMEKVAPAVRGALVEAMEYTADCSSMVLNLAISYSSRSEIVDAVREISRRVAAGSLDPGEIDEETVARSLYTRDLPDPDLLIRTSGEFRVSNFLLWQIAYTEIYITSVLWPDFRKPDLYQAVLDYQKRERRFGMVKSTV from the coding sequence ATGAGCGAACTAAGTCTGAAAGAACGGGTGATCGCCGGCGGCAATATTCCGCACCACGTGGCAATTATCATGGACGGTAATGGTCGCTGGGCGCAGGAGAGAGGCAAGCCCCGTGTTTTCGGTCACCAGCACGGGATGCACGCCGTACGAGACGTGGTCGAGGGCTGCCGCGAGATCGGCTGCGCGGCGCTGACGCTCTACGCCTTCAGCGAGGAAAACTGGAAGCGGCCCGCAGCGGAGATCAAGGTGCTGATGCGCCTGCTGAGACATTATATCGAGCGGGAACGTGAAAATCTCAAGGAAAACGATATCCGTCTCCAGTGCCTGGGGCGCATGGAAAAAGTGGCGCCCGCGGTCAGGGGAGCCCTGGTCGAGGCGATGGAGTACACGGCCGATTGCAGCTCGATGGTGCTCAATCTGGCGATCAGCTACAGCAGCCGCAGCGAGATTGTCGACGCGGTGCGGGAGATCAGCCGCCGGGTGGCCGCCGGGTCTCTCGATCCGGGAGAAATCGACGAGGAGACAGTGGCCCGCAGCCTTTACACCCGAGATCTCCCGGACCCCGATCTGCTGATCCGCACGAGCGGTGAATTCAGGGTAAGTAATTTCCTGCTCTGGCAGATTGCCTATACCGAAATTTACATTACCTCCGTGCTCTGGCCTGATTTCCGCAAACCCGACCTTTACCAGGCAGTTCTCGACTACCAGAAACGGGAGCGCAGGTTCGGAATGGTCAAGAGCACCGTGTGA
- a CDS encoding M23 family metallopeptidase, with product MKNKMYLMIFYANGRSRNIGLDLIRTAKTGVGLIVLCLVVFAGVIACNFYRLSDVRSRYSVAIQEKSAEETEIKSQLVALENFEEKISFFLGGMLDDGQNGNVGGAMGGGEEMDVVVENDLESASESSTLRFESRNYDSQTPDQRVDRLKVRLAELAALALVEKKRLDYTPSIMPSPGYMTSRFGWRRSPFTGQRHFHRGIDVVNKLGTPIKATASGEVVFSGKKEFWGNAVWIAHRDGIISKYGHMNELDVVRGEQVSRGQMIGKIGKSGRTTGPHLHYQIEIGHKAVDPMQFVIEETYN from the coding sequence ATGAAGAATAAGATGTATTTGATGATCTTCTATGCTAACGGCCGTTCGCGGAATATCGGGCTTGACCTGATACGAACCGCGAAAACCGGCGTGGGACTGATAGTCCTGTGCCTGGTCGTATTCGCCGGGGTGATAGCCTGTAATTTCTACCGGCTTAGCGATGTCAGGAGCCGTTATTCGGTGGCGATACAGGAAAAGTCGGCCGAAGAAACCGAGATCAAGAGCCAACTCGTGGCCCTGGAGAATTTCGAGGAAAAGATATCCTTTTTCCTCGGCGGCATGCTTGATGACGGACAGAATGGTAATGTCGGCGGCGCGATGGGCGGCGGCGAGGAAATGGACGTAGTCGTGGAGAACGACCTCGAATCGGCCAGCGAAAGCTCCACCCTGCGCTTCGAGAGCCGCAACTACGATTCCCAGACTCCCGACCAGCGTGTCGACCGGCTGAAAGTCCGCCTGGCCGAACTGGCCGCTCTGGCGCTGGTCGAAAAGAAACGCCTCGACTACACGCCCTCGATCATGCCTTCCCCCGGTTACATGACCAGCCGTTTCGGCTGGCGGCGCAGCCCCTTCACCGGCCAGCGGCATTTCCACCGCGGTATCGATGTGGTCAACAAGCTCGGTACTCCGATCAAGGCCACCGCCAGCGGCGAGGTGGTCTTTTCCGGCAAAAAAGAATTCTGGGGCAATGCGGTCTGGATTGCCCACCGCGACGGGATTATCTCCAAGTACGGACATATGAACGAGCTGGACGTGGTCAGAGGAGAGCAGGTCAGCCGCGGGCAGATGATCGGCAAGATCGGCAAGAGCGGCAGGACAACGGGGCCCCACCTGCACTACCAGATCGAGATCGGCCACAAGGCTGTCGACCCGATGCAGTTCGTGATTGAAGAGACTTACAACTGA
- the sppA gene encoding signal peptide peptidase SppA has protein sequence MTTNKKWLLGIIIAFFVLVGAVGVITVLIVSLGGEEMTFTGGFGDRVGVIEVSGVIENSRETVSQIRKMAEDKRVKAVVVRVESPGGAVAPSQEIYQALNKLRTQDSIPVIVSMGTVAASGGYYIACAADSVLAMPGTLTGSIGVILQFPDLQEVFRKVGIGMKTIKSGEHKDLGSPFRDMSDSEREILQEMVDDVYDQFVEVVAEGRGLDEDSVRAVADGRIFSGRQALELGLVDRTGSYRDALTVAGRMCGLGDDPKTIKLKKAKPSLFDILTEIAAKLGDPAGQINALSSPRLLYLFR, from the coding sequence ATGACCACAAACAAGAAGTGGCTGCTCGGAATTATTATCGCTTTTTTCGTGCTCGTCGGCGCAGTGGGCGTGATAACCGTCCTGATCGTAAGCCTGGGCGGCGAGGAAATGACGTTTACCGGCGGGTTCGGCGACCGGGTGGGTGTCATCGAGGTTAGCGGAGTTATCGAGAACAGCCGGGAAACGGTGAGCCAGATCAGGAAGATGGCCGAGGATAAGCGTGTCAAGGCGGTCGTGGTCCGGGTGGAGTCCCCCGGCGGCGCGGTGGCGCCCAGCCAGGAAATCTATCAGGCCCTGAACAAGCTTCGTACCCAGGACAGTATACCGGTTATCGTCTCGATGGGGACCGTGGCGGCCAGCGGAGGCTATTATATCGCCTGCGCCGCAGATTCCGTGCTGGCGATGCCCGGCACGCTGACCGGCTCGATCGGCGTGATTCTCCAGTTCCCCGACCTCCAGGAAGTGTTCCGCAAGGTGGGAATCGGCATGAAGACGATCAAGAGCGGAGAGCACAAGGATCTGGGATCCCCGTTCCGTGATATGAGCGACAGCGAAAGGGAAATCCTGCAGGAGATGGTGGACGATGTCTACGACCAGTTCGTCGAAGTGGTGGCCGAGGGACGGGGGCTGGACGAGGACAGTGTGCGCGCTGTGGCCGACGGCCGGATATTCAGCGGAAGGCAGGCGCTGGAGCTCGGTCTGGTCGACCGCACCGGCAGCTACCGCGACGCCCTGACTGTCGCCGGGCGGATGTGCGGGCTGGGCGATGATCCGAAAACGATCAAACTTAAAAAAGCGAAACCGTCGCTTTTCGACATCCTGACCGAAATCGCCGCCAAGCTCGGCGACCCGGCGGGACAGATCAATGCATTGAGCAGCCCCCGGCTGCTGTATCTGTTCCGGTAA
- a CDS encoding phosphopyruvate hydratase yields the protein MSMIADLQAREILDSRGNPTIEVEVILDDDSFGRAAVPSGASTGEFEAVELRDGDKDRYLGKGVRQAVENVNETIAPNVIGMDATNQAVLDAALIELDGTENKSKLGANALLGVSIASAKAAAAYCTLPLYQYLGGVNGRVLPVPMMNILNGGSHAANNVDFQEFMVMPTGAESFSDALRTGAEIFHTLKNVLGARGYNTGVGDEGGFAPDLKSNDEAVELILEAIEKAGYKAPDDVQIALDPATSEFYEDGKYVFSKSDGSKKSSEEMVAFWADWVAKYPIASLEDGLAEEDWEGWKLLTTELGGKVQLVGDDLFVTDTRRLARGIKTGCANSILIKLNQIGTLTETLDAIQMAKQAGYTNVISHRSGETEDTTIADLAVAVNAGQIKTGSVSRTDRICKYNQLLRIEEELGDAATFWGKSAFYNMG from the coding sequence ATGTCGATGATCGCTGATTTACAGGCCAGGGAGATACTCGACTCCCGCGGCAACCCGACAATCGAGGTGGAAGTTATCCTGGACGATGATTCATTCGGTCGGGCTGCCGTTCCCAGCGGCGCCTCCACCGGTGAGTTCGAAGCCGTGGAACTGCGCGACGGTGACAAGGACCGCTACCTGGGCAAGGGCGTACGCCAGGCCGTGGAAAATGTCAACGAAACTATCGCTCCGAACGTGATCGGCATGGACGCCACCAACCAGGCCGTGCTGGATGCAGCGCTGATCGAGCTGGACGGAACCGAAAACAAGAGCAAGCTGGGCGCCAACGCCCTGCTGGGTGTCAGTATCGCAAGTGCCAAGGCGGCGGCCGCCTACTGCACTCTGCCGCTCTACCAGTATCTTGGCGGGGTCAACGGCCGGGTGCTGCCGGTGCCGATGATGAATATCCTCAACGGCGGCAGCCATGCGGCCAACAATGTGGACTTCCAGGAATTCATGGTCATGCCCACCGGAGCCGAGAGTTTTTCCGATGCGCTGCGGACCGGAGCAGAGATTTTCCACACGCTCAAGAATGTGCTCGGGGCCAGGGGCTACAACACCGGCGTGGGCGACGAGGGCGGGTTCGCTCCGGACCTCAAGAGCAACGACGAGGCGGTGGAACTTATCCTGGAAGCTATCGAAAAAGCAGGCTATAAAGCTCCCGATGACGTTCAGATCGCCCTGGACCCGGCAACCAGCGAGTTCTACGAGGACGGTAAGTACGTGTTCAGCAAGAGCGACGGGTCGAAGAAGAGCAGCGAGGAAATGGTCGCGTTCTGGGCCGACTGGGTAGCCAAGTACCCGATCGCCTCGCTCGAGGACGGGCTGGCCGAGGAGGATTGGGAAGGCTGGAAACTGCTGACCACAGAACTTGGCGGCAAGGTACAGCTGGTGGGCGACGACCTGTTCGTCACCGACACCAGGCGCCTGGCCCGCGGGATCAAGACCGGCTGCGCCAATTCGATCCTGATCAAGCTGAACCAGATCGGCACGCTGACCGAGACCCTGGATGCGATCCAGATGGCCAAGCAGGCAGGCTACACCAACGTGATCAGCCACCGCAGCGGCGAAACCGAGGACACCACTATCGCCGACCTGGCCGTGGCGGTCAACGCCGGGCAGATCAAAACAGGCTCGGTCAGCCGCACCGACAGGATCTGCAAGTACAACCAGCTGCTGCGGATCGAGGAAGAACTGGGCGATGCGGCCACTTTCTGGGGCAAGTCTGCGTTTTACAACATGGGCTAA
- the carA gene encoding glutamine-hydrolyzing carbamoyl-phosphate synthase small subunit, with amino-acid sequence MPRQKKQSKKTVLVIEDGRTFQGTSFGAEGEALGEVVFNTSMTGYQEILCDPSYNGQLVTMTYPHIGNTGINPTDIESGKVQVGGFIVRECTRHHSNWRTTSSLDDYLSDAGVVGIDGIDTRALTLHIREKGAMKGIISTVDFNYETLMNKLYKYPGLVGQDLVKNVTTEKSYLWTAGAEVEDIFAYYEYTVGRAGEMLEQHEKSVDDAFYVVAIDCGIKYNILRMLSFFGCKVIVVPASYTSSQIMSLNPDGLFISNGPGDPEGVPYLIETIRELMDRQPDLPVFGICLGQQLLALAYGGKTYKLKFGHRGANHPVKDLASGKIEITTQNHGFCVTGSQDEDGLWKLDDCPELEVTHVNLNDMTIEGFRHRTNPVFSVQYHPEASAGPHDSWYLFQRFIDNIAARKRQLEQAEATPA; translated from the coding sequence ATGCCAAGACAAAAAAAGCAAAGCAAGAAAACGGTACTGGTTATCGAGGACGGCCGGACCTTCCAGGGTACGTCGTTCGGCGCCGAGGGCGAGGCTTTGGGTGAGGTGGTGTTCAACACCAGCATGACCGGTTACCAGGAAATCCTCTGCGATCCCTCCTATAACGGCCAGCTTGTCACCATGACCTATCCTCATATCGGCAACACGGGAATCAACCCCACCGATATCGAGAGCGGCAAGGTGCAGGTGGGCGGCTTCATCGTCCGTGAATGCACACGGCACCACAGCAACTGGCGCACCACCTCCAGTCTCGATGATTACCTCAGCGATGCCGGGGTAGTGGGGATCGACGGGATCGACACCCGGGCGCTGACCCTGCATATCAGGGAAAAGGGTGCGATGAAAGGGATTATCTCGACTGTTGATTTCAACTACGAGACCCTGATGAACAAGCTCTACAAATACCCCGGCCTGGTGGGTCAGGACCTGGTGAAAAACGTCACCACCGAAAAAAGCTACCTCTGGACCGCGGGCGCCGAGGTGGAAGACATTTTCGCCTACTACGAATACACAGTCGGACGGGCCGGGGAGATGCTGGAGCAGCATGAAAAATCAGTGGATGATGCTTTCTACGTGGTGGCGATCGACTGCGGTATCAAGTACAATATCCTGCGGATGCTCTCCTTTTTCGGCTGCAAGGTGATTGTGGTTCCGGCCAGCTATACCTCGTCCCAGATCATGAGCCTCAACCCGGACGGGCTGTTTATCTCCAACGGACCCGGCGATCCGGAGGGTGTGCCCTACTTGATCGAAACCATTCGCGAGCTGATGGACCGCCAACCGGACCTGCCTGTTTTCGGCATCTGCCTGGGCCAGCAGCTGCTGGCACTGGCTTATGGCGGTAAAACCTACAAGCTCAAGTTCGGACACCGGGGCGCCAACCATCCGGTCAAGGACCTCGCCAGCGGCAAAATCGAGATCACGACCCAGAACCACGGGTTCTGCGTCACCGGGAGCCAGGACGAGGATGGCCTCTGGAAACTCGACGACTGTCCTGAGCTCGAAGTGACGCATGTCAATCTCAACGATATGACTATCGAGGGCTTCCGCCACCGGACAAATCCGGTGTTCAGCGTTCAGTACCATCCGGAGGCCAGCGCCGGCCCGCACGACAGTTGGTACTTGTTCCAGCGTTTTATCGACAATATCGCAGCCCGAAAACGGCAGCTCGAGCAAGCCGAGGCAACTCCGGCGTAA
- the tsf gene encoding translation elongation factor Ts encodes MAISAAAVQALRKASGAGMMDCKRALEEAGGDQEKATGILRKKGAMKAAKRQDREAREGVVHSYIHMGGKIGVLVEINCETDFVALTDDFKDLAKNIAMHIAASNPDAISREEIDPDLIEKEKTIYQEQALASGKPENVVEKIVEGRMNKYFQEVCLLEQPFVKNPDTMIGTLIREAAAKLGENVQVRRFARFQLGE; translated from the coding sequence ATGGCAATCAGTGCGGCCGCCGTACAGGCTCTGCGTAAAGCATCCGGCGCTGGCATGATGGACTGCAAGCGCGCGCTGGAAGAGGCAGGCGGCGACCAGGAAAAAGCTACCGGGATTCTGCGCAAAAAAGGTGCGATGAAGGCCGCCAAGCGCCAGGACCGGGAAGCCCGGGAGGGCGTGGTCCATTCATATATCCACATGGGCGGTAAGATCGGCGTGCTGGTGGAGATAAACTGCGAGACGGATTTCGTGGCCCTGACCGATGACTTCAAGGACCTGGCCAAGAACATTGCCATGCATATCGCGGCTTCCAATCCCGACGCAATCAGCCGGGAGGAAATCGATCCCGATCTAATCGAGAAGGAAAAGACGATTTATCAGGAACAGGCGCTTGCCAGCGGCAAACCTGAAAATGTGGTCGAAAAGATTGTCGAAGGCCGTATGAACAAGTATTTTCAGGAGGTCTGCCTGCTGGAGCAGCCGTTCGTCAAGAATCCCGATACGATGATCGGAACCTTGATTCGGGAAGCAGCCGCCAAGCTTGGCGAGAACGTCCAGGTGCGCCGGTTCGCCCGTTTCCAGCTTGGCGAGTAA
- a CDS encoding ribosome recycling factor has product MNEKLLEEVEEKMKSALEGIRHEFAGIRTGKASPALIEHLQVDAYGSKMPLNQLGTVSAPEPRLLLVQPWDKTQVGPIMKAIQTSDIGLTPSNDGQVIRIPIPALNEERRKEMVKMAHKISEQGRVSVRHARKEANDSLKQAQKDSEVSEDQMHTDMDKVQELTDSYIRKLDKGLKHKEEEIMEV; this is encoded by the coding sequence ATGAACGAAAAATTGCTCGAGGAAGTTGAAGAGAAGATGAAGAGCGCCCTGGAGGGTATCCGTCACGAGTTCGCCGGTATCCGCACCGGCAAGGCCTCCCCGGCCCTGATCGAACATCTGCAGGTCGATGCCTACGGCTCCAAAATGCCGCTCAACCAGCTTGGCACTGTCAGCGCCCCGGAACCCCGCCTGTTGCTGGTTCAGCCCTGGGACAAGACTCAGGTGGGTCCGATCATGAAAGCGATCCAGACCTCGGATATCGGCCTGACCCCGTCGAACGACGGCCAGGTGATCAGAATTCCGATCCCGGCTCTCAACGAAGAGCGGCGCAAAGAAATGGTCAAGATGGCCCACAAGATCTCCGAGCAGGGACGGGTTAGCGTCCGCCACGCCCGCAAGGAAGCTAATGACAGCCTCAAGCAGGCTCAGAAGGACAGCGAGGTGAGCGAGGACCAGATGCACACCGATATGGATAAGGTCCAGGAACTCACGGACAGTTATATCAGGAAGCTGGACAAAGGGCTCAAGCACAAGGAAGAGGAAATCATGGAAGTCTGA